The genomic interval GCGGCAACCGCGTCGCCACCACTCCCGAACTCTTTGTGCCGGAGGCCCCTGAGGTGTATGTGGCCGGGGACATGAACTACCTCGAGGTGAACGGCAAGCCCCTGCCGCAAGTCGCCCCCACCGCCATGCAGCAAGGGACCTGGGCCGCCCGGAACATCCTGCGCCGCCTACGAGGGCAGCCACAACTCCCCTTCCGCTATAAAGACAAGGGCAACCTGGCGGTACTGGGGCGGGCCAAGGCGGTGGCCGAGCTGGGCCGGGTCAAGTTCACGGGGTTCTTGGCTTGGGTTACCTGGCTGGCCGTGCACATCTACTACCTAGCGGGGTTCCGCAACCGGCTGCTGGTGCTCTCCAACTGGGCCTATAGCTACTTGACTTACGATTACGCGGTACGGGTCATCCACCGGCGCCACTCCTTCCCCCAAGGTGAAGGGGTCGGGAAGGATCCCGAGCCGGTGCTGGCGTAAAGGACCGCAAACGCAGCCCCCTCCTGCTGGGAGGGGGCTGCGCTGCTTTTTGTGGCCGCGTTGGGCGGCTCATTCCTCCTCGAGCACTTCAGCCTCGAGCGTCCTGCGCAGCTCTTCCAGGTCGGCTTTGCCCGCATCGAGCTCCTGAGCGATTTTCTGGATCGCCAGCCGCACCACCTCGGATTTCGAGACCAGGCGTTCGGGGCTGGAGAGCTCATAGGCCGCCTTGGTCAGGAGGGCGTCCTGGTCATCGCTGATTACCACTTGCAGGCGTTTTTTCTCCTTTTTGGGCATCGCTGGGTTAATTCTCCTGGGATGTTTATATCCAACAGCCTTTGCCTCGCGGTCCAGGTATGCTCACTTTAGCATGAAGCAGCAATACTTGACAATGCAAAAGCTGGTATATACGCTCAAGTTGAGTATGGTGAGTATCATACTCAAGATATAGCGTAAGTCGATCCAACGTCTAGGGGAGTCTCGATATATGGAACGTGCGCTGGTTGTACAAGGTGGAATCCCGCTACGGGGCGAACTCCGGGTCAACCCGGCGAAGAACTCAGCCCTCAAAATCATGGTGGCGAGCCTGCTCACCCCGGAGCCCGTCACCCTCATCGAGGTTCCGCGCCTGCGCGACGTAGACGTGATGCTCGAGCTTTTGTCCCACCTCGGCACCCGCTATGCCTGGGAGGGCCATACCCTGCACCTGCACACCCCGGAGATCAAAAACACCGAGGCTCCCCGCGAGCTAGTGGACAAAATGCGGGCCAGCTTTATCGTGATGGGCGCCCTGCTAGGCCGGGTGGGCGAGGCCATCGTGCCAATGCCCGGCGGCTGTCAGTTCGGCCCCCGCCCGGTGGATCAACACCTCAAGGCCCTGAGTCGGCTGGGGGCTGAGATCCGGGAAGAAAACGGCTTCTTCCACGCCCGGCAGACCCGTAGACCCTCGGGCCGGGTGGTTTTCGACATGCCTACCCTGGGGGGCACGGAACAAGCGCTTTTGGCCGCAGCCCTAGGCGGGGAAGCCACCTTGGTCAACGTGGCCCAAGAACCCGAGATCGAAGACCTGTGCCGCTTTTTGCAGATGCTGGGGGTGGAGGTCCAAGGCACCGGCAGCAGCATCCTGCGGGTGCGAGGGAAGGAGCTGCTGGGCGGGGGCAGCTACAGCATCATCCCCGACCGCATCGAGGCGGGAACCTTCCTGTTGATGGCTGCGGCCACCCGAGGGGGGGTCACCCTCACCCACGTCAACCCTCAACACATGGATGCCCTGCTGGACAAGCTGGCTCAATCCGGCCATCACCTCGAGGTGGGTCTCGACTGGGTGAAGCTCGAGGCCACCGCTACCCCCTCCCCCCTCAGCGTAGAGGCGCGGGAGTACCCTGGCTTCGCCACCGATCTACAACCGCTGATGGCCGCTTACTTGGCCACCGTGCCAGGTACCTCCACCGTAGCCGACCGGGTCTACCCCGACCGCTTTGGCTACGTGGGCGAGCTGGCCCGTATGGGGGCCGACGCCAGCCGTAAGGAAGGGGTGCTGCTGGTGAGCGGCAAGGCCCTGATGGGGGCCAACGTCAAGGCTGCCGATATCCGCGCCGGTGGGGCGTTGATCCTGGCCGCCCTGGCCGCCGAGGGCGAGAGCAAGATCGAGGGCATGCAATACGTGGAGCGTGGCTATGAGCGGCTGCCTGCCCGCCTGCAAGCCCTGGGGGCCAGGGTGAGCTTCGGGCAACCCGCCCTGGCCCTGGCTGCGGACTGAAAACCGCTCCCAAGGCAGCGCTCATTTGGCGTTTTGCCTGGGGTGTTCTATACTCGGTGGGTTATGGATCTGCCAACCCTTCAGCACCGACTCGACGCCCTCCGGGGGTATCTTTGACATCTCCGGCAAAGAATCCCGCCTGAGAGAGCTGGAAGTAAAGCTCAACGACCCTCATCTTTGGGATAACCCTACCGAGGCGAGAGCGATCAGCCAGGAAGCTACCCGGCTGCGCAAGGCGGTGGAAAACTACCGCAGGCTCGAGTCCGACCTGCAGGGTTTGCTCGAGCTATGGCCGGAGCTAAGCGCGGAGGAGCGCGCGCAGATGCAGCCCGATCTGGACCGGGCGGGCCGCGAACTGGAGGACCTCTACCACGAAACCCTGCTCTCCTTTCCCTACGCCGAGAACGCCGCTATCGTAACCATCAAGCCCGGCGCGGGTGGGACCGAGGCCTGCGACTGGGCGCAGATGCTCTACCGGATGTACACCCGCTTCGCCGAGCGGCACGGCTTCAAGGTAGAGGTCGTGGACGTAGAGCCGGGGGCCGAGGCGGGCATTGACCTGGCCCAGTTCATCGTGCGGGGCGAGTACGCCTACGGGCTGCTCTCGGTGGAGGCCGGGGTGCACCGGCTGGTGCGCCCATCGCCGTTCAACGCCCAGGGCAAGCGGCAGACCAGCTTCGCCGCGCTCGAGGTGATGCCGGAGGTAGACGAGTCGGTGGAGGTAGAGATCAACCCCGAGGACCTGCGCATCGACGTGATGCGCTCGCAGGGCAAGGGCGGGCAGGGGGTCAACACCACCGACAGCGCGGTGCGGGTGGTGCACTTGCCCACCGGGATCATGGTCAAGTGCCAGATCACCCGCAGCCAGCAGAAGAACAAAGAGCTCGCCATGAACATCCTGCGCTCCAAGCTCTTCGAGATCGAGTGGAAGAAAAAGCAGGAGGAGCTGGCCCGGCTCAAGGGCGAGTCGCGCCCCAACGAGTGGGGCAGCCAGATACGGAGCTACGTGCTCGACAAGCAGTACGTCAAGGATCACCGCACCGGCGAGATGCGCCACGATCCCGAGAACGTGCTGGATGGCGACCTGGAGAATTTGGTGTGGGCCGGGCTGGAGTGGAAAGCCGGGCGGCGGGAGACGGTGGCGGCGGGAGACGAGGATTGAACCCCTCCTCGTTGCACTGCCGCAGGAGCGGCAGCTTGGCTTACCGGCTCCAGGGCCGGTCCATGCAGCCCGCCGAAACCCGGAGGTTTATCGCGGCATTGGCATCGGTTCGCCGAGGGCAAACGGTTGCGATGGCGGATTCGCCGGCGTCCTCTTGCAAGCCTCTGCTGGGTGCACCCCGAGCAAGCAGCGCTCCACTACTCCTCTTGAGGCAAATCGTAGATCTCGAGCGCCTCTCGCCAGGCCTCGGAAATCTGCTCGCCTCGAGGCTTATGCTCTTTTTCCTGGGCAGGAACGGCAGTGATCATCGCGGACCTCCTGAGGCTCAGGTTAGACCGCATTGGGACCGCTCGAGTCGGAGTAGATGAGGGGGTCTTACACGCGGGCAAGAGCGGGGCAACGGGAAACTACACCAGGTCATTTTTAGCGCCTGGGAGGGGCTCGAGGCCACTTTATTCGCCAGTGCTCTACACCGCCAGCGTCACCTGACGGGAGGAGGGGGTGGGGTAACGGCTAAAATGGGCGGGTGACGATCTCCCTGGTGATATTCGCGTTCGTCTTCGGAGCCGTCATCGGCTCATTCTTGAACGTGGTGATCTACCGCCTCCCGGCAAAGAAGTCCATCGTCTATCCGCCCTCGAGCTGCCCCCATTGCGGCCACCGGCTTAGGCCCTCAGAGCTCATCCCCATCCTCTCTTGGGCCCTCCTACGGGGGCGCTGCAAGAGCTGCGGCCAAC from Meiothermus sp. Pnk-1 carries:
- the prfB gene encoding peptide chain release factor 2 (programmed frameshift) gives rise to the protein MDLPTLQHRLDALRGYLDISGKESRLRELEVKLNDPHLWDNPTEARAISQEATRLRKAVENYRRLESDLQGLLELWPELSAEERAQMQPDLDRAGRELEDLYHETLLSFPYAENAAIVTIKPGAGGTEACDWAQMLYRMYTRFAERHGFKVEVVDVEPGAEAGIDLAQFIVRGEYAYGLLSVEAGVHRLVRPSPFNAQGKRQTSFAALEVMPEVDESVEVEINPEDLRIDVMRSQGKGGQGVNTTDSAVRVVHLPTGIMVKCQITRSQQKNKELAMNILRSKLFEIEWKKKQEELARLKGESRPNEWGSQIRSYVLDKQYVKDHRTGEMRHDPENVLDGDLENLVWAGLEWKAGRRETVAAGDED
- the murA gene encoding UDP-N-acetylglucosamine 1-carboxyvinyltransferase; this encodes MERALVVQGGIPLRGELRVNPAKNSALKIMVASLLTPEPVTLIEVPRLRDVDVMLELLSHLGTRYAWEGHTLHLHTPEIKNTEAPRELVDKMRASFIVMGALLGRVGEAIVPMPGGCQFGPRPVDQHLKALSRLGAEIREENGFFHARQTRRPSGRVVFDMPTLGGTEQALLAAALGGEATLVNVAQEPEIEDLCRFLQMLGVEVQGTGSSILRVRGKELLGGGSYSIIPDRIEAGTFLLMAAATRGGVTLTHVNPQHMDALLDKLAQSGHHLEVGLDWVKLEATATPSPLSVEAREYPGFATDLQPLMAAYLATVPGTSTVADRVYPDRFGYVGELARMGADASRKEGVLLVSGKALMGANVKAADIRAGGALILAALAAEGESKIEGMQYVERGYERLPARLQALGARVSFGQPALALAAD
- a CDS encoding transcriptional regulator; translated protein: MPKKEKKRLQVVISDDQDALLTKAAYELSSPERLVSKSEVVRLAIQKIAQELDAGKADLEELRRTLEAEVLEEE